Proteins from one Flavobacterium sp. N2038 genomic window:
- a CDS encoding Crp/Fnr family transcriptional regulator produces MKSVFQSIQIIPQKELDQLDDLITTRKLKKGELLLKENQVSKEIYFIKKGILRSYFFNHLGDEITNCFAFENEFMASFSSFITQNVAEENIQALADTELEVLSRENLQKLYELGSHWQEIGRKLTEMEYVTLQKRLISFQKLSGTQRYEELYKNHQKYLQLIPLQYLASYLGVSPRHLSRIRKAVFQDICPVK; encoded by the coding sequence ATGAAATCCGTTTTTCAGTCCATTCAGATTATACCACAGAAGGAATTAGATCAGTTAGATGATTTAATTACAACACGCAAGCTAAAAAAAGGAGAGCTCTTATTAAAAGAAAATCAGGTCAGTAAAGAAATCTATTTTATTAAAAAAGGTATTTTACGCTCTTACTTTTTTAATCATCTGGGAGATGAAATCACGAATTGTTTTGCTTTCGAAAACGAATTTATGGCATCATTTTCAAGTTTTATAACTCAGAATGTTGCCGAAGAAAATATTCAGGCTCTGGCCGATACAGAATTAGAAGTTTTAAGTCGTGAAAATTTACAGAAGCTTTATGAATTGGGCTCGCATTGGCAGGAAATTGGACGTAAACTAACCGAAATGGAATATGTAACACTTCAGAAACGTCTCATTTCCTTTCAGAAATTATCAGGAACACAGCGTTACGAAGAACTCTATAAAAATCATCAAAAGTATTTACAGTTAATTCCGTTGCAATATTTAGCATCTTATCTAGGCGTCTCACCAAGACATTTAAGCCGAATCCGAAAAGCGGTTTTTCAGGACATTTGTCCAGTAAAATAG
- the ppk1 gene encoding polyphosphate kinase 1, protein MYEQKYIDREKSWLAFNARVLQEAADNTVPLLDRLRFVGIFSNNLDEFFRVRYAAIRRLSLSGISGEKYLGGISAHQLIKDITEIVIQQQSESLRILGNIEAELEAENIFIINEDQITKSQENFLKDFFMQKLSPELVTIILNDLAVFPVLKDTLGYLAVRLELANDEVRYALIEIPKTINRFVVLPSEDDKQYVILIDDVIRYKLKNIFNIFDYKSVSAHMIKITRDAQLDIDSDLSKSMLEKISSSVKDRRIGEPVRFIYDNLIEEDTLQFFLDKMKIVETDSIIPGGRYHNRRDYMSFPNLGRYDLLYKPNEPLPVPGLSMDGSILEKISKKDYLLHAPYQSFAYLTKFLREAALDPKVTSIKITLYRLAKNSQIISSLINAAKNGKRVVVQIELQARFDEASNISYAEQMQTEGIELIFGIKGLKVHSKICVIERLEEGKNRRYGFVSTGNFNEATAKIYTDVTLFTCNQGILKDVSKIFEFFDINYRVHRYKHLIVSPHYTRTKFIKLIDREILHALAGRKTHIKLKMNSLSDFKMIDKLYEASNAGVKIQLQVRGICSLIPGIPGMSENIEAISIVDNYLEHSRVYIFGNAGLTEVYISSADFMTRNLDGRVEVTCPIYDLEIKKELIDNFNIAWKGNVKVRYHSYKLDNKYKPRNHHAPFRAQFETYKYYLNKIEVMEQVPQKVNN, encoded by the coding sequence GTGTACGAACAGAAATATATCGATAGAGAAAAAAGTTGGTTAGCGTTTAATGCAAGAGTGCTTCAGGAAGCAGCAGACAACACAGTTCCACTTTTAGACAGACTGCGTTTTGTTGGAATTTTTTCAAACAATTTAGATGAGTTTTTCAGAGTTCGATACGCCGCGATTCGAAGATTAAGCCTCTCTGGTATTTCTGGCGAAAAATATTTAGGTGGTATTTCTGCCCATCAATTAATCAAGGATATTACCGAAATCGTTATTCAGCAGCAATCTGAAAGTTTACGAATTTTAGGGAATATTGAGGCTGAACTGGAAGCCGAGAATATCTTTATTATAAACGAGGATCAAATTACAAAAAGTCAGGAAAATTTCCTTAAGGACTTTTTTATGCAAAAGTTAAGTCCGGAATTAGTGACTATCATTCTGAATGATCTGGCAGTTTTTCCTGTTTTAAAAGATACTTTAGGATATTTGGCAGTTCGTCTGGAACTGGCAAATGATGAGGTTCGTTATGCATTAATCGAGATTCCTAAAACAATTAACAGATTTGTAGTACTTCCATCAGAAGATGATAAACAGTATGTTATTTTAATTGATGATGTAATTCGTTACAAACTAAAAAACATCTTCAATATTTTTGATTATAAAAGTGTTTCGGCACACATGATCAAAATTACAAGAGATGCACAATTAGATATTGATAGTGATTTAAGTAAAAGTATGCTGGAGAAAATCTCTTCATCTGTAAAAGATCGAAGAATTGGAGAACCGGTTCGTTTTATTTATGACAATTTAATTGAAGAAGATACTTTACAATTCTTTCTGGATAAAATGAAAATTGTAGAAACAGACAGTATAATCCCGGGAGGAAGATATCATAACCGACGTGATTATATGAGTTTCCCTAATTTAGGACGTTACGATTTGCTGTATAAGCCAAATGAACCTTTACCGGTTCCGGGACTAAGTATGGACGGAAGCATTTTGGAAAAAATCAGTAAAAAAGATTATTTACTACATGCACCATACCAGTCGTTTGCTTATCTAACTAAGTTTTTGCGTGAAGCTGCTTTAGATCCAAAAGTTACCAGTATTAAAATTACATTGTATCGTCTTGCAAAGAACTCACAGATTATCAGCTCATTGATTAATGCAGCTAAAAATGGTAAAAGAGTAGTGGTACAGATTGAACTTCAGGCACGCTTTGATGAAGCTTCAAATATTTCGTATGCAGAGCAAATGCAAACGGAAGGAATTGAACTGATTTTTGGAATTAAAGGTCTTAAAGTCCATAGTAAAATATGTGTTATCGAAAGACTTGAAGAAGGTAAGAATCGCCGTTACGGATTTGTTTCAACAGGAAATTTCAACGAAGCAACAGCAAAAATTTATACAGACGTTACTCTTTTTACGTGTAATCAGGGAATTTTAAAAGATGTTTCTAAAATATTTGAATTTTTTGATATCAATTACAGAGTTCACAGATACAAGCATTTAATTGTTTCGCCACATTATACAAGAACTAAGTTCATCAAGCTTATTGATCGTGAAATTCTTCATGCATTGGCAGGTAGAAAAACACATATTAAGCTTAAAATGAATAGCTTGTCGGATTTTAAAATGATCGATAAATTATACGAAGCAAGTAATGCCGGTGTAAAAATTCAGCTTCAGGTAAGAGGAATTTGTTCTCTAATTCCGGGAATACCGGGAATGAGCGAAAACATCGAAGCAATTAGTATTGTAGATAATTATCTGGAACACTCGAGAGTTTATATTTTTGGAAATGCAGGTTTAACCGAAGTTTACATTTCATCTGCCGATTTTATGACACGCAATCTTGATGGAAGAGTCGAAGTAACCTGCCCGATATATGATCTTGAAATTAAAAAAGAATTAATAGATAATTTTAATATTGCATGGAAAGGGAATGTTAAAGTGAGATACCATTCTTATAAATTAGACAATAAATATAAGCCTCGAAATCATCATGCCCCATTTAGAGCGCAGTTTGAAACCTACAAATATTATCTAAATAAGATCGAGGTAATGGAGCAGGTTCCACAAAAAGTAAATAATTAA
- a CDS encoding NAD(P)H-dependent oxidoreductase: MKKILIINGHPNAASFNFGIAESYKDGAIASGAQVETIIIANLKFNPNLQFGYQKRTELEQDLVESWQKIKSADHLVWIHPVWWGGLPAITKGFIDRLFLPGMAFQYKENSVWWDKLLKGKTAHIITTLDQPGWYYRMFFGRPSVNQLKKSTLEFCGIKPVKVSYVGIVKGSNEEQRKKWLEKVYNYGLRNK; the protein is encoded by the coding sequence ATGAAAAAAATACTGATTATAAATGGACATCCAAACGCGGCAAGTTTTAATTTCGGAATAGCAGAATCGTATAAAGACGGTGCAATTGCTTCGGGAGCACAAGTTGAAACCATTATTATAGCCAATTTAAAATTTAATCCGAATTTACAGTTTGGATATCAAAAGCGAACGGAATTAGAGCAGGATTTGGTTGAATCCTGGCAAAAAATCAAAAGCGCTGATCACTTAGTGTGGATTCATCCGGTTTGGTGGGGAGGACTTCCCGCAATTACAAAAGGATTTATTGATCGTTTGTTTTTACCCGGAATGGCTTTTCAATACAAAGAAAACTCAGTTTGGTGGGATAAATTACTAAAAGGAAAAACAGCACATATTATTACTACTTTAGATCAGCCGGGCTGGTACTACAGAATGTTTTTTGGAAGACCAAGTGTAAATCAGTTAAAGAAATCAACTTTGGAATTTTGTGGTATAAAGCCAGTAAAAGTGAGTTATGTGGGGATTGTAAAAGGCTCTAATGAAGAACAAAGAAAAAAATGGCTGGAAAAAGTCTATAATTACGGATTGCGAAATAAATAG
- a CDS encoding DNA polymerase III subunit gamma/tau → MEANSKSYVKPTTVFLTEEFNETDMRLHWNKYAERLGQKGLKIMESILLISDPTLNGTTISYELPNEGSKLDFESQMNGLLGHLKGHLHNHDITIEVIVNEEIKAVRALNDQDRYNRFLEINPNIELLRSTFGLDLPS, encoded by the coding sequence ATGGAAGCAAATAGTAAATCGTACGTTAAACCTACTACTGTTTTTCTAACTGAAGAATTTAACGAAACCGATATGCGTCTTCATTGGAACAAATATGCGGAACGTTTAGGTCAAAAAGGTCTTAAGATTATGGAATCGATTCTATTGATTAGCGATCCTACTTTGAACGGCACAACGATTTCATATGAACTGCCAAATGAAGGTTCCAAATTGGATTTTGAGAGTCAGATGAATGGTTTATTAGGACATTTAAAAGGTCACTTACATAATCATGACATTACAATTGAAGTAATTGTAAACGAAGAGATTAAAGCAGTAAGAGCCCTTAACGATCAAGATCGATACAATCGTTTCTTAGAAATCAATCCAAATATTGAACTTTTACGTTCTACATTTGGATTGGATCTTCCTTCTTAA
- the dnaX gene encoding DNA polymerase III subunit gamma/tau: MEQFVVSARKYRPQTFKDVVGQKAITNTLLNAIDSNHLASALLFTGPRGVGKTTCARILARKINQPGYDDPNEDFAFNVFELDAASNNSVDDIRNLIDQVRIPPQTGQYKVYIIDEVHMLSSAAFNAFLKTLEEPPKHAIFILATTEKHKIIPTILSRCQIFDFKRITVKDAKEHLADVAQSQGINFEDDALHIIAQKADGAMRDALSIFDRVVSYCGTNLTRQAVTENLNVLDYETYIAITDLLLENKIPELLLAYNDILAKGFDGHHFIAGLASHFRDLLVSKTPATLALLEVGEQAQQMYGVQSQKCSQDFLLKGIDIANDCDLKYKLSQNQRLLVELCLMQLASINFDGEKKKLSNS, from the coding sequence ATGGAACAATTTGTAGTATCGGCTCGTAAGTATCGCCCGCAGACCTTTAAGGATGTTGTGGGGCAAAAAGCCATTACCAACACATTGTTGAATGCTATTGACAGTAATCATCTTGCTTCTGCACTTTTATTCACCGGACCGCGTGGAGTTGGTAAAACGACCTGTGCACGTATTCTGGCCAGAAAGATTAATCAGCCTGGATATGATGATCCAAATGAAGATTTTGCTTTTAACGTTTTTGAGTTGGATGCTGCTTCAAACAATTCAGTTGATGATATCCGTAACCTGATTGATCAGGTTCGAATCCCTCCACAAACAGGACAATATAAAGTATATATCATTGACGAGGTTCATATGTTGTCTTCAGCCGCTTTTAATGCGTTCCTGAAAACATTAGAAGAACCGCCAAAACATGCTATTTTTATATTAGCAACAACAGAAAAACACAAAATTATTCCGACGATTTTATCACGTTGTCAAATTTTTGATTTCAAAAGAATTACAGTAAAAGACGCTAAAGAACATTTGGCTGATGTTGCTCAAAGTCAGGGAATCAATTTTGAAGACGATGCGCTGCACATTATTGCTCAAAAAGCAGATGGTGCAATGCGTGATGCATTGTCTATTTTTGATCGTGTGGTTTCGTATTGCGGAACTAACCTGACACGTCAGGCCGTAACCGAAAATCTTAACGTTTTAGATTACGAAACTTATATAGCCATTACTGATTTACTTCTGGAGAATAAAATCCCGGAACTTCTACTGGCTTACAATGATATTCTAGCAAAAGGTTTTGACGGACATCATTTTATTGCCGGACTGGCTTCTCACTTTAGAGATTTATTAGTAAGTAAAACTCCGGCAACCCTTGCTTTGCTTGAAGTTGGAGAACAAGCACAACAAATGTACGGTGTGCAATCTCAAAAGTGCTCTCAGGATTTTTTATTAAAAGGAATTGACATTGCAAATGACTGTGATTTAAAGTATAAATTAAGTCAGAATCAACGTCTTTTGGTAGAATTATGTTTGATGCAATTGGCCTCTATCAACTTTGATGGAGAAAAAAAAAAGCTGAGCAATTCATAA
- a CDS encoding Ppx/GppA phosphatase family protein translates to MINIRKFAAIDIGSNAMRLLISNVVEQEGKEPQFNKSSLVRVPIRLGQDAFTVGEISAENTDRMVDAMKAFNLLMKVHKVERYMAFATSAMREAYNAKEVVALIKKKADIKIEIIDGKKEAAIIASTDLHHLLKTDETYLFVDVGGGSTEFTLFSDGKMINSRSFKAGTVRLLNNMVCDVVWDEIEKWIKTNTADYDEVTLIGSGGNINKLFKMSGKQQEKPLSYIYINSQYAFLNSLSYEQRIAELGLNSDRADVIIHATRIYLNAMKWSGARQIYVPKIGLSDGIVKAMYYGKI, encoded by the coding sequence ATGATTAATATTAGGAAGTTTGCAGCAATAGATATCGGTTCAAATGCCATGAGGCTTTTGATATCAAATGTTGTAGAACAAGAAGGGAAAGAACCGCAGTTTAATAAAAGTTCACTTGTTCGTGTGCCAATTCGTTTGGGGCAGGATGCCTTTACAGTAGGCGAAATTTCAGCAGAAAATACAGATCGAATGGTAGATGCAATGAAAGCATTTAATCTTTTGATGAAAGTACATAAAGTAGAGCGTTATATGGCATTTGCAACTTCGGCAATGCGTGAAGCTTATAATGCAAAAGAAGTAGTGGCTCTGATTAAGAAAAAAGCCGACATTAAAATAGAGATCATTGACGGTAAAAAAGAAGCCGCTATTATTGCTTCTACAGATTTACATCATTTATTAAAAACAGACGAAACGTATCTTTTTGTAGATGTGGGTGGTGGAAGTACAGAATTTACGCTCTTTTCTGATGGAAAAATGATTAACTCAAGATCATTCAAAGCCGGAACCGTTCGTCTGCTTAATAATATGGTTTGCGATGTGGTTTGGGATGAAATTGAAAAATGGATTAAAACCAACACAGCAGATTATGATGAGGTTACGCTGATTGGTTCTGGAGGAAACATCAATAAGTTGTTTAAGATGTCCGGAAAACAGCAGGAAAAGCCACTTTCATACATTTATATTAATTCACAATATGCGTTCTTAAATTCATTGAGTTACGAGCAAAGAATCGCCGAATTAGGATTAAACTCTGACCGTGCCGACGTTATTATTCATGCCACCCGTATTTATCTGAATGCAATGAAGTGGAGTGGAGCACGCCAGATTTATGTTCCTAAAATCGGACTTTCTGATGGTATTGTAAAAGCAATGTATTACGGTAAAATATAA
- a CDS encoding TMEM175 family protein: MNKTRLEAFSDGVLAIIITIMILEIKVPHGHEFADLKPLIPKFLSYVLSFIYVGIYWNNHHYLIHSLTKINGKILWANLHLLFWLSLIPVATGWMGEHNFAKASMALYGFVLLLSSIAYFILQRTIIISEGKNSVIAKAIGKDVKGNASSVLYIVGIFFSFYNVWVSGAAYFIVAMLWLIPDKRIERVFASKE, translated from the coding sequence ATGAACAAAACCAGACTCGAAGCCTTTAGTGATGGTGTTTTAGCAATCATAATTACCATCATGATTTTAGAAATAAAAGTGCCTCACGGACACGAGTTTGCTGACTTGAAACCGCTTATCCCTAAGTTTTTAAGTTATGTTTTAAGTTTTATTTATGTTGGGATTTACTGGAATAATCATCATTATTTAATTCACAGTTTAACCAAAATCAACGGAAAAATTCTTTGGGCAAATCTGCATTTGCTATTTTGGTTGTCTTTAATTCCTGTTGCGACTGGCTGGATGGGTGAGCATAATTTCGCAAAAGCATCCATGGCTTTATACGGTTTTGTATTGCTCTTATCCTCAATTGCATACTTTATTCTGCAGAGAACAATCATTATTAGTGAAGGGAAAAACTCAGTTATTGCCAAAGCAATTGGCAAAGATGTAAAAGGGAATGCTTCTTCTGTTTTGTATATAGTAGGAATATTTTTTTCGTTTTACAACGTCTGGGTTTCGGGTGCAGCCTATTTTATTGTAGCAATGCTATGGCTTATTCCTGATAAAAGAATTGAACGGGTTTTTGCTTCAAAAGAATAA
- a CDS encoding SixA phosphatase family protein has protein sequence MKNLILIRHAKSSWEAPLKDFDRPLMKRGILDAHEVSSNISKYLPKTYIIWSSSAARASETALIFAQNISYPIESIVYKDDLYTFDDKQLEKVIKSCDNSFESVILFGHNEAITNFVNKFGDVFIENVPTSGFVSLQFDSESWDTLNKGKTHKTIFPKDLK, from the coding sequence ATGAAAAACTTAATTTTAATACGACACGCAAAATCAAGTTGGGAAGCTCCTTTGAAAGATTTTGACAGACCTTTAATGAAAAGAGGTATTCTGGATGCACATGAAGTTTCTTCAAATATTTCGAAATATCTTCCAAAAACTTATATTATATGGAGCAGTTCTGCAGCAAGAGCCTCAGAAACTGCACTTATTTTTGCCCAAAATATTTCATACCCCATTGAAAGCATCGTTTACAAAGACGATCTTTATACGTTTGATGACAAACAACTCGAAAAAGTTATTAAATCATGTGATAATAGTTTCGAAAGCGTTATTCTTTTTGGACATAACGAGGCTATTACAAATTTTGTTAATAAATTTGGGGATGTTTTTATAGAAAACGTCCCGACTTCAGGTTTTGTATCTCTGCAATTTGATTCGGAGAGTTGGGACACATTAAATAAAGGCAAAACACATAAAACAATTTTCCCCAAAGATTTAAAATAA